The Stieleria sp. JC731 genome has a segment encoding these proteins:
- a CDS encoding ATP-binding protein: MGRKQLHKRSGEFLFETIMRRYEMRSTMMTTNRPLKDWAS; encoded by the coding sequence ATGGGAAGGAAGCAGTTGCACAAACGCAGCGGCGAGTTCCTGTTCGAGACGATCATGCGTCGTTACGAAATGCGAAGCACCATGATGACGACCAACCGGCCGCTGAAGGACTGGGCAAGTTGA
- a CDS encoding calcium-binding protein: protein MSRRRLFASASKRNRLRKATVHKVTLERLERRELLAADLGVIDEGLQSGFLAGVQAEVNRDILSVPAPFVGTALAENITDGTTSNQFLTGFQNKLYSLDIASGATIAEVKTQLATTLEIDESAIVVTGDDDDSEIRFDVTLTGAISQAGAVGLELVGADPELELLLGTDGQVNLNLAMSYELAFVISEDANGVSSFSLDTSSTDELTIDYTARIREDFDSGKGRIGVFVADFSESQHKVSEYSGSYTLNVEQATSGAPEVSGLLIGSGGAYLDIEASFFPNIDLPTDLINLGVTAEGSVEYNTLINFSGGEVSSAGNEITVGLGDVAIDVGKIYSDFVDPLVRRLQDNLKPLQPIVDFVLEPIPVISDVMEMAGRGPINALGLAGIGPNDPAAIAVRVVDAILNYQGLAGLNSENIQSLFDLEYEKIDYDPDEIKDRKSEVQKNIDDLRTGKLVPKLDDVLQTPEGQAEFEREMSWGAEFEGAFELPFLSDIDILAGYLMGDTSGELMTFGVTGAFEIGGSVSVPIAPLLNLVQLNAGLTVGLGFDLHAGYDAYGIAQLTEVADFSSEEALQQSLEDNTLLLVNGFYMDDQNELANNVGVGENSDSDAPEASLTVRVTGGVSGGVDLGVASATIGGALFLEGTLELDLNDLPDSDVSVVNWPDTLSPLWTPEYLDSPEQWNYDGRIRVPELVTIVEENPLAVTNINGSLAAGLEASIQIKTLFVTLVDMSWELFRITLVDGTLFEADDAELLLNANQSQLGEVVDGQLRLFVGPDAVRRTDAAPTVEDERITIRSLGASRDGGETTLVVLETPQGDKHSRIFKGVTSIVGNTGSGNDFVNVVSGVTSDVTLYGGEGDDQFVVDSTGVATLYGDAGSDTLVGGRGNDYLIGGSGDDYIEGRSGDDSLYGNEDNDTIYGGAGNDLLEGGDGNDDLDGGFDDDSLFGNEGADTLRGAEGSDLLDGGAGDDTIRFWFVLNDAFSTDTLIGGSNEDQVEIYGTDHSDTLTVDAIADTPGTFRVTSSLANFQFSLPTNALERDIETIRISGLGGDDNIRVNGTLNVGAVVIDGGEGDDTIEGSDAKDIIYGGGGADYLFGREGDDVIYGGEGDDQIFGGSGDDAIYGDGGNDTIDGGIGFDVIYGGTDDDTVYAGTGLDGGLIDGESGDDRLFGSEGIDHIYGGDGNDIIFGASHNDELYGGEGDDQISGGNGFDNLFGEAGNDTLFSVIDPDTATTSLSVESVDELLGVVANTPDVASNVSAFRELMLYFTEDAGNGSTYIQQNGQFVSLLEGLRPLVSPLEQSAIDSMLGELSSMDSIIDRLLGGDGDDNLVGSRNGDALIGGDGDNVIDGRGGYDSGDTGSGAIEFGGRGNQAALRVFQEHGVLTIQGTEQADSFTVSQSSFDGSVTIVQGGSTYVFNAVEGVSLREIVVQGLGGNDRIQAQGYFDVQLRIEGGDGRDLLWGSLSDDIIDGGAGSDLILGGDGNDELYGGLGDDSIQGGAGNDTLIGGEGKDSLKADDGNDELFALDASVDWISKLVVQPDPDATAGLSLAIAPNYTLDVVGGSTTLGDEVIENEIIDGGAGNDRLLGTNNRDNLIGGDGDDVILHTLGDDSVFGGLGSDRYEYPFSDASEAIHLALQPDGRIAVQWQNLDSGDPTVRQVILPDVNEIEVLGVEAAGGDDQFSLDFGVNAVIDIHLDGGNGNDFFEIGSAPTNIYVLGGEGQDHAEISTSENSPSLIANVNVVSGEATYTLNGLESLDLTGDANANYFELNSFVVAVNLFGLAGDDRFVLSGTGQGSIDGGQGFDTVAAHGHDFNVSDIFLKVTGENSQSLIDFDLTGHETTEIYANDLANMIAAFVATLPLFIDAGGGDDVIFGGHGDDTILAGDGNDFVASYAGADVIDGGNGNDSIYGGIGNDLLLGQGGEDEIYGDDGLDTVYGGDGDDTIYGDEGNDALYGDGGNDSIYGGLGDDLLMGHDGNDILKSGGGNDYIFGGDGDDLLYGGDGNDNLDGESGVDYLYGENGDDILQGGQDGERDYLVGGDGYDQGWQYFYRYGFLKLKKRWQESLSEIEEQHNINYNW, encoded by the coding sequence ATGTCGCGTCGTCGCCTCTTCGCAAGTGCATCAAAACGCAACCGACTCCGCAAAGCCACGGTCCACAAGGTGACGTTAGAGAGGCTAGAGCGACGAGAGCTGCTCGCCGCAGATCTTGGAGTTATTGACGAGGGCCTGCAATCCGGTTTTCTTGCCGGGGTCCAAGCGGAGGTCAACCGTGACATCCTCTCGGTCCCCGCTCCTTTCGTCGGAACCGCGCTGGCTGAGAATATCACTGATGGAACGACATCAAATCAGTTTTTGACGGGCTTTCAAAACAAGCTTTATTCCTTAGACATTGCAAGTGGCGCCACAATCGCGGAGGTGAAAACGCAACTTGCAACAACGCTGGAGATCGATGAATCGGCGATTGTCGTCACCGGCGACGATGACGATAGCGAGATTCGCTTTGATGTGACCTTGACCGGTGCCATCAGCCAAGCTGGCGCTGTCGGATTGGAGTTGGTTGGTGCGGATCCAGAACTCGAACTACTTTTGGGAACCGACGGACAAGTTAACCTAAACTTGGCCATGTCCTACGAACTCGCCTTCGTCATTAGCGAAGATGCAAACGGCGTCAGCAGCTTCTCGCTCGATACGTCTTCTACAGATGAATTGACGATAGACTACACGGCACGCATTCGAGAAGATTTTGATAGTGGTAAAGGTCGCATCGGTGTGTTCGTTGCCGATTTCTCTGAATCTCAACACAAAGTTTCTGAATACTCTGGGTCGTACACGCTGAATGTGGAGCAAGCGACAAGTGGTGCCCCGGAAGTTAGCGGGTTGTTGATTGGCTCGGGCGGCGCTTACCTTGATATTGAAGCGTCATTCTTCCCGAACATCGACCTGCCGACAGACTTGATCAATCTAGGTGTCACAGCCGAGGGTAGCGTCGAATACAACACTCTGATCAACTTCTCAGGCGGTGAGGTTTCCTCGGCAGGAAACGAAATCACTGTCGGGCTTGGTGATGTCGCCATCGACGTCGGCAAAATCTACTCAGATTTTGTGGATCCGTTGGTGCGAAGACTTCAAGACAATCTAAAGCCACTGCAACCGATCGTGGATTTCGTGTTGGAACCCATTCCCGTGATCAGCGATGTCATGGAAATGGCCGGCCGGGGGCCCATCAATGCTCTTGGCTTGGCAGGCATCGGACCGAATGATCCCGCAGCGATCGCTGTTCGCGTTGTGGATGCCATCTTGAACTACCAAGGTCTTGCTGGCCTCAACAGCGAGAACATCCAATCGTTGTTTGACCTTGAGTATGAAAAGATTGACTACGACCCTGATGAAATCAAGGACCGTAAAAGCGAAGTACAGAAGAACATTGATGACCTGCGTACCGGCAAGCTAGTTCCAAAGCTGGATGATGTTCTGCAAACTCCCGAAGGCCAGGCTGAGTTCGAGCGAGAGATGTCATGGGGTGCCGAATTTGAGGGCGCATTCGAACTCCCGTTCTTGAGTGACATCGATATTCTCGCTGGCTATTTAATGGGCGACACCTCAGGTGAGTTGATGACCTTTGGTGTTACGGGCGCTTTTGAGATTGGTGGCAGCGTGTCGGTACCGATAGCACCTCTGCTGAATCTGGTTCAACTGAATGCGGGGTTGACTGTCGGCCTTGGCTTTGACCTGCACGCGGGTTACGACGCGTACGGCATCGCCCAGTTGACCGAAGTAGCAGATTTCTCGTCTGAAGAGGCTTTGCAACAAAGTTTGGAAGACAACACGTTGCTGCTTGTGAACGGCTTCTACATGGACGATCAAAATGAGTTAGCTAACAACGTCGGAGTTGGCGAAAACTCGGATTCTGATGCCCCCGAAGCTTCACTTACCGTACGCGTCACGGGTGGCGTCTCCGGTGGAGTGGATCTTGGCGTCGCCAGTGCAACCATCGGCGGCGCCCTTTTCCTCGAAGGGACTCTCGAACTGGACCTGAACGATTTGCCGGACTCCGATGTCTCAGTCGTCAACTGGCCCGATACGCTTTCACCACTCTGGACGCCCGAATACTTGGATTCGCCAGAGCAGTGGAACTACGACGGTCGGATTCGAGTTCCAGAATTGGTGACGATTGTTGAAGAGAATCCACTAGCCGTTACCAACATCAACGGAAGTCTCGCAGCTGGTTTAGAAGCAAGCATTCAGATCAAGACGCTCTTCGTGACTCTCGTCGACATGAGTTGGGAACTCTTCCGCATCACGTTAGTCGACGGCACTCTGTTTGAGGCCGACGACGCGGAGCTACTTCTTAACGCCAATCAATCCCAGCTCGGGGAAGTTGTCGATGGTCAGCTTCGGCTATTCGTTGGTCCTGACGCTGTTCGCCGAACGGATGCTGCGCCAACAGTCGAAGACGAAAGAATAACGATTCGCTCCCTTGGCGCTTCCCGCGATGGTGGCGAAACCACCTTAGTAGTGCTGGAAACACCGCAAGGTGATAAACACTCACGCATTTTTAAAGGTGTCACCAGCATCGTTGGCAACACGGGAAGTGGAAACGACTTTGTTAATGTCGTTTCCGGTGTCACCTCCGACGTGACACTGTACGGCGGCGAAGGTGATGACCAGTTCGTCGTGGATTCAACCGGTGTCGCGACGCTCTATGGCGACGCAGGAAGTGACACGCTGGTCGGCGGTCGCGGCAATGATTACTTGATTGGTGGCAGTGGAGATGACTACATCGAAGGCCGCAGTGGTGATGATTCGCTGTATGGCAATGAGGACAACGACACGATCTACGGCGGTGCTGGCAATGACCTGCTCGAAGGTGGTGATGGCAATGACGACCTTGACGGAGGGTTTGACGATGATAGCCTCTTCGGTAACGAAGGAGCCGACACACTGCGAGGGGCCGAAGGTTCCGACCTGCTCGACGGCGGTGCGGGCGATGACACGATTCGCTTTTGGTTCGTGCTGAACGATGCATTCTCAACGGATACCCTTATCGGTGGTTCCAACGAAGACCAAGTTGAAATCTACGGCACGGACCATTCGGATACTCTTACCGTTGACGCCATCGCTGATACACCGGGCACGTTTCGAGTGACGAGCTCTCTAGCGAATTTCCAATTCAGCTTGCCAACCAACGCACTCGAACGTGATATTGAAACGATTCGAATTAGCGGACTTGGTGGCGATGACAACATCAGAGTCAACGGAACGCTAAATGTTGGCGCGGTGGTCATCGACGGTGGAGAAGGCGATGACACGATCGAGGGCTCGGACGCGAAAGACATCATCTACGGTGGAGGCGGTGCGGATTACCTGTTCGGGCGCGAAGGTGACGATGTCATTTATGGTGGCGAAGGTGATGATCAAATCTTCGGTGGAAGTGGTGACGACGCAATCTATGGTGACGGTGGGAACGACACAATCGATGGTGGTATTGGGTTCGATGTGATCTACGGTGGCACGGACGACGACACCGTGTATGCAGGTACCGGACTTGACGGTGGTCTGATCGACGGAGAGTCCGGTGACGATCGACTGTTCGGAAGTGAAGGCATCGACCATATCTATGGTGGCGATGGAAACGACATTATCTTTGGCGCGAGTCACAACGATGAGCTTTACGGTGGCGAAGGTGATGATCAAATCTCCGGTGGCAACGGCTTCGACAATCTCTTTGGAGAAGCTGGCAATGACACTCTCTTTTCGGTGATCGATCCGGACACGGCCACAACCAGTTTATCGGTGGAAAGCGTCGATGAATTGCTGGGTGTCGTGGCAAACACGCCCGATGTTGCTTCTAACGTAAGTGCTTTCCGTGAGCTGATGCTTTACTTCACGGAAGACGCAGGTAATGGGAGCACTTACATTCAGCAGAATGGTCAGTTCGTTAGCTTGCTGGAAGGTCTTCGACCACTCGTGAGTCCCCTAGAGCAATCCGCCATCGATTCCATGCTAGGGGAACTCAGTTCAATGGATTCAATTATCGATCGCCTCCTAGGTGGTGATGGCGATGACAATCTGGTTGGATCAAGAAATGGGGACGCACTTATCGGTGGCGACGGCGATAACGTCATCGATGGACGCGGTGGATACGACTCGGGCGATACGGGATCCGGTGCGATTGAGTTCGGCGGTAGGGGAAACCAAGCTGCACTTCGAGTCTTCCAAGAACACGGTGTGCTAACTATCCAAGGGACGGAACAAGCGGACAGCTTCACGGTCTCACAATCCTCCTTCGACGGCTCAGTGACCATCGTGCAGGGTGGTAGTACCTATGTGTTCAATGCAGTGGAAGGTGTGAGCCTGCGAGAGATTGTCGTTCAAGGATTAGGTGGAAATGATCGAATTCAGGCTCAGGGTTATTTCGACGTGCAACTTAGAATTGAAGGTGGTGACGGACGTGACCTCCTTTGGGGAAGCTTGTCCGATGATATCATCGACGGCGGTGCCGGAAGTGATCTGATCCTCGGTGGTGACGGCAATGACGAGTTGTATGGCGGGCTTGGCGACGACTCAATTCAAGGAGGAGCCGGCAATGACACACTGATTGGAGGTGAAGGGAAAGACAGCCTCAAGGCCGATGACGGCAATGATGAACTGTTCGCACTCGATGCTTCCGTTGATTGGATTTCCAAGTTAGTCGTTCAACCCGATCCGGATGCAACTGCGGGATTATCGCTAGCGATTGCACCGAATTACACGCTCGACGTCGTCGGTGGTTCGACTACCCTTGGCGATGAAGTGATTGAAAACGAGATCATTGATGGAGGTGCCGGCAACGACCGCCTTTTGGGGACCAATAATCGAGACAATTTGATCGGTGGTGACGGAGACGACGTCATCCTTCACACGCTTGGAGACGACAGCGTCTTTGGAGGGCTAGGGAGTGACCGCTATGAGTATCCATTCAGCGATGCTTCGGAAGCAATCCACTTGGCCCTCCAACCCGACGGTCGAATTGCCGTGCAGTGGCAAAATCTTGACTCGGGCGATCCAACCGTTCGGCAAGTGATTTTGCCAGACGTGAATGAAATCGAAGTCTTGGGTGTTGAGGCGGCAGGCGGCGACGATCAGTTCTCGCTCGATTTTGGCGTCAATGCAGTGATCGACATTCATCTCGATGGTGGAAACGGCAATGACTTCTTTGAGATAGGAAGCGCACCAACGAACATTTATGTACTGGGTGGTGAAGGTCAGGACCACGCGGAAATTAGCACGAGCGAAAACTCACCGAGCTTGATCGCGAATGTCAATGTGGTGTCTGGGGAAGCGACCTATACGCTCAACGGACTCGAATCGTTGGACCTCACTGGTGATGCCAATGCCAACTATTTTGAACTGAATAGCTTTGTGGTTGCAGTGAATTTGTTCGGTCTTGCCGGCGACGATAGGTTTGTTTTGAGCGGCACCGGCCAAGGTTCAATTGATGGAGGACAGGGATTCGATACGGTCGCGGCTCACGGACATGACTTCAATGTGAGTGACATCTTCCTGAAAGTCACTGGCGAAAACTCTCAATCACTGATTGACTTTGATTTAACCGGCCATGAAACAACTGAGATCTATGCGAACGATCTTGCAAACATGATCGCTGCTTTCGTTGCAACTCTACCGCTTTTTATTGACGCAGGCGGCGGGGACGATGTCATCTTTGGTGGTCACGGTGACGACACGATTCTGGCGGGTGACGGCAATGATTTTGTTGCGAGCTATGCAGGCGCTGACGTGATCGACGGCGGCAATGGAAATGATTCCATCTATGGTGGAATAGGCAACGACTTACTGCTCGGTCAGGGAGGCGAGGATGAGATCTATGGCGACGATGGCCTCGATACCGTTTATGGAGGTGATGGCGACGACACGATCTACGGCGATGAAGGCAATGATGCGCTGTACGGCGACGGCGGAAACGACTCTATCTACGGTGGACTTGGCGACGACCTACTGATGGGTCACGATGGCAACGACATCCTTAAAAGTGGAGGAGGGAATGACTACATCTTCGGTGGCGACGGTGATGACTTGCTGTATGGCGGAGATGGCAATGACAATCTCGACGGTGAATCAGGTGTCGACTACCTCTACGGTGAAAATGGCGACGACATCCTCCAAGGCGGTCAAGACGGCGAGCGCGACTATCTTGTAGGAGGGGATGGATACGACCAAGGCTGGCAGTATTTCTATCGCTATGGATTCCTCAAGCTGAAGAAACGCTGGCAAGAATCACTCTCCGAAATCGAGGAGCAACATAACATCAACTATAACTGGTAG
- a CDS encoding tyrosine-type recombinase/integrase, with protein sequence MINHCRATPTLIWLHNVIVALACTGLRISELASRKWSDIRIDKRRLTISDKSEFTGPASDRRETKNSRSRHIPIHNGLLAVFDSLDQNGPYVFRGPRGGRLKPEAIRNILVSEVITPRSDQFPKTVSGQKSF encoded by the coding sequence ATCATCAACCACTGTCGGGCAACGCCGACACTGATTTGGCTTCACAATGTCATCGTCGCGCTTGCCTGCACGGGATTGCGGATCAGTGAACTGGCTTCGCGCAAATGGTCGGACATTCGCATTGATAAACGGCGTCTGACAATTTCTGACAAGAGCGAGTTCACGGGGCCGGCATCCGACAGGCGTGAAACCAAAAACAGTCGTAGTCGGCACATTCCGATTCACAACGGCCTGCTCGCAGTCTTTGATTCATTGGATCAAAATGGTCCGTATGTTTTCAGAGGGCCGCGCGGAGGCCGGTTAAAGCCCGAAGCGATTCGGAACATTTTGGTTAGCGAGGTGATCACTCCACGGTCCGACCAATTTCCGAAAACGGTCTCCGGCCAAAAGAGTTTTTGA
- a CDS encoding site-specific integrase, whose translation MHSLRHYFCSRCANERVPERMVMEWLGHSDSEMVRHYYHLSDDESCRKMDQLNLLGGDGGPSGVEDEQTL comes from the coding sequence CTGCATAGTCTTCGGCACTACTTCTGCAGCCGGTGTGCGAACGAACGGGTTCCCGAGCGAATGGTGATGGAATGGCTTGGACATTCCGATAGCGAAATGGTAAGACACTACTACCACCTCAGCGACGACGAATCGTGTCGCAAGATGGATCAGTTGAACCTGCTCGGAGGCGACGGCGGGCCTTCCGGCGTTGAAGACGAGCAGACTTTGTAA
- the zwf gene encoding glucose-6-phosphate dehydrogenase, protein MAHTIVIFGASGDLTSRKLIPALYSLFRKGKLDETLRIVGVSRSQFEHVDFRNSLRTAAEKFAKDLFDAESWEQFSDQVYYHAGDIKEAEDFGKLADFLNAIEEGEPVGRIYYLSTMPQLYLEAIQQLGAAGLADDSEGFRRVIIEKPFGTDLASAKYLNAQIHKVFREDQIYRIDHYLGKETVQNVFALRFANSIFEPIWNRNYVDHVQITCAEEVVVGRRAGYYDNAGILRDMFQNHILQLMMITAMEPPAKYDSNLVRDEKVKVLHSVRKMIGGDFAANTVRGQYDGYLKEEGVPPNSQTETYAVLKLYCDNWRWKGVPFYLRSGKGMSCRTTQIVIQFREVPHILFGQKTRSPVGNRLVIQVQPAEGIQLHFESKVPESEMKTRTSTLDFDFNAASSGGMPDAYQRLLLDALLGDASLFARSDEVELAWGIVDPIMAAWRSPAAPELHKYETGQWGPNESNDWMGDQNREWFDVCPVLSH, encoded by the coding sequence ATGGCTCACACGATCGTAATTTTCGGTGCTTCAGGCGACTTGACCAGCCGCAAATTGATTCCAGCGCTGTACAGCTTGTTCCGCAAAGGAAAGCTTGATGAGACTCTGCGGATCGTGGGTGTCTCGCGTTCACAATTCGAACACGTCGACTTCCGAAATTCGCTTCGTACGGCAGCCGAAAAATTCGCCAAAGATCTATTCGACGCCGAAAGCTGGGAACAGTTCAGCGACCAGGTTTACTATCACGCGGGCGACATCAAAGAGGCCGAGGACTTCGGCAAGCTTGCTGACTTTCTGAATGCGATCGAAGAAGGTGAACCGGTCGGTCGGATCTATTACCTGTCGACGATGCCGCAGCTGTACCTCGAAGCGATTCAGCAACTCGGCGCCGCAGGCTTGGCAGACGACAGCGAAGGCTTCCGACGTGTCATCATCGAAAAGCCATTTGGTACCGACCTCGCTTCGGCGAAGTACCTCAACGCGCAGATCCACAAGGTCTTCCGCGAAGATCAGATCTACCGAATTGACCACTACCTCGGAAAGGAAACGGTTCAAAACGTCTTCGCACTGCGATTTGCCAATTCGATCTTCGAACCGATCTGGAATCGCAATTACGTGGACCACGTACAAATCACTTGTGCAGAAGAAGTGGTCGTCGGTCGCCGTGCAGGGTACTACGATAACGCTGGCATTTTGCGAGACATGTTCCAAAACCATATCTTGCAGCTGATGATGATCACGGCGATGGAACCGCCTGCTAAATACGATTCCAACTTGGTTCGTGATGAAAAGGTCAAGGTACTGCACAGCGTCCGTAAAATGATTGGCGGTGACTTTGCTGCCAACACAGTTCGTGGCCAATACGACGGCTACCTCAAAGAGGAAGGTGTTCCGCCGAACAGCCAAACGGAAACCTATGCGGTCCTAAAGCTCTACTGTGACAACTGGCGTTGGAAAGGCGTGCCGTTCTATCTGCGTAGCGGCAAGGGCATGTCCTGCCGTACGACTCAGATCGTGATCCAATTCCGCGAGGTGCCGCATATTCTGTTTGGGCAGAAAACTCGGTCACCGGTCGGCAACCGACTTGTAATCCAAGTGCAACCGGCCGAGGGAATTCAGCTGCACTTCGAGTCAAAAGTGCCAGAGAGCGAAATGAAAACGCGAACCAGCACGCTGGACTTCGATTTCAACGCGGCCAGCAGCGGCGGCATGCCGGATGCGTATCAACGCCTGCTGCTTGATGCCTTGCTCGGCGATGCCAGCTTGTTCGCTCGAAGCGACGAAGTCGAACTGGCTTGGGGCATTGTCGATCCGATCATGGCCGCTTGGCGAAGCCCGGCTGCCCCGGAGCTTCACAAGTACGAAACCGGTCAATGGGGTCCCAACGAATCGAACGATTGGATGGGAGACCAAAACCGAGAATGGTTCGACGTTTGCCCCGTCCTCAGTCACTAG
- a CDS encoding ExbD/TolR family protein, producing MRIRRDVEQEKNELNMTSMIDIVFLLLVFFVMTFKIVEMEGDFSVRMPLAGEGQSSSTDLDLPYKLRLRADGKGALAAIELNEINLGTDFDKLRANIVSLVGTDEPVEGENGPEIEIDTDYNLRYAHVIQAITAVSGYRDEGTGQVIKLIERIKFAKPRRG from the coding sequence ATGAGAATTCGTCGCGATGTCGAACAGGAAAAAAATGAACTGAACATGACCAGCATGATTGACATCGTCTTTCTGCTGCTCGTGTTCTTTGTGATGACGTTCAAGATCGTCGAGATGGAAGGTGACTTTTCCGTCCGAATGCCACTCGCTGGCGAAGGACAGTCCAGTTCCACCGACCTTGACCTGCCATACAAGCTGCGTCTTCGTGCAGATGGCAAAGGTGCCTTGGCCGCGATCGAGCTGAACGAAATCAATCTCGGAACCGATTTCGATAAGCTGCGTGCAAACATCGTTTCGTTGGTCGGAACGGATGAACCGGTCGAAGGCGAAAATGGTCCAGAGATCGAGATCGATACCGATTACAACCTGCGTTATGCACACGTGATCCAGGCCATCACCGCGGTCAGTGGCTACCGCGATGAGGGCACAGGACAAGTGATCAAGTTGATCGAAAGGATCAAGTTCGCCAAACCCCGCCGCGGTTAA
- a CDS encoding ExbD/TolR family protein, translating to MKVKSKKVDLAEGDLTPMIDMTFQLIAFFMVLINFSQTEANERVVLPNSTLVKPPEKPLEFPIILHVAKDGEIILGGDTYTTETLGGGLRRELAVLRAENKTAADANVIIRGHQDTAAGQIQEIIKVAQDEQLEQFALRAKEDRS from the coding sequence GTGAAAGTCAAATCCAAAAAGGTGGACTTGGCTGAGGGTGACCTAACACCCATGATCGACATGACGTTTCAGTTGATCGCGTTCTTCATGGTACTGATCAACTTTTCGCAAACCGAAGCGAACGAACGTGTCGTTTTGCCAAACAGCACCTTGGTGAAACCTCCAGAGAAACCGCTGGAGTTCCCAATCATTTTGCACGTCGCCAAAGATGGTGAAATCATCTTGGGTGGCGACACCTACACCACCGAAACACTCGGTGGCGGGTTACGCCGTGAACTTGCTGTCTTGCGTGCCGAAAACAAAACGGCTGCGGATGCCAATGTGATCATCCGGGGTCACCAAGACACCGCGGCCGGACAGATCCAGGAAATCATCAAAGTCGCTCAAGACGAACAGCTTGAGCAATTCGCATTGCGTGCGAAGGAGGATCGTTCCTGA
- a CDS encoding MotA/TolQ/ExbB proton channel family protein: MINVHGHRFKLPLLAMILFAGLSVLGAAAPSTAVAQDDAMEEFGDIAGPGEEPAAEAPADENAGGDAGAGANAADGGGANNAGAGGGGGDSDSLLGWVLQSLGYTYMIVFLLLSVTLVSLFVMNMLAARRDTLCPQELVEAFEEKLNAKQFQEAYDMARTDESVLGQVLSAGLAKISRGYNKAIEGMQEVGEEESMKLEHRLSYMALIGNLSPMIGLFGTVQGMIASFRVIATSPQTPKPSELAEGISTALFTTLVGLAIAIPAIAAYNILRNRVARLLLEVGVQSENLMSRFEDIQPGGNAQ, translated from the coding sequence ATGATCAACGTTCATGGCCATCGTTTCAAACTGCCATTGCTGGCGATGATTTTGTTCGCAGGTCTGTCGGTGCTCGGCGCGGCAGCCCCCTCGACCGCCGTTGCTCAAGACGATGCGATGGAAGAATTCGGAGATATCGCTGGCCCTGGCGAAGAACCCGCTGCGGAAGCCCCGGCGGACGAAAATGCTGGAGGTGACGCTGGTGCCGGTGCGAATGCGGCAGATGGCGGCGGAGCCAACAATGCAGGCGCCGGTGGTGGTGGCGGCGATAGTGACTCGCTTCTTGGCTGGGTGCTTCAGTCGCTCGGCTACACCTACATGATCGTTTTCTTATTGTTGTCCGTCACATTGGTTTCGCTGTTCGTCATGAACATGCTAGCCGCCCGACGAGACACGCTCTGTCCACAGGAATTAGTGGAGGCGTTCGAAGAAAAGCTAAACGCCAAGCAATTCCAAGAAGCCTACGACATGGCACGGACCGACGAATCGGTCCTCGGCCAAGTGCTCTCCGCCGGCTTGGCAAAAATTTCACGCGGCTACAACAAAGCCATCGAAGGCATGCAAGAAGTCGGCGAAGAAGAGAGCATGAAGCTAGAGCATCGCTTGTCGTACATGGCACTGATCGGAAACCTCAGCCCGATGATCGGACTGTTCGGAACGGTTCAAGGGATGATCGCATCGTTCCGAGTGATCGCGACCAGCCCTCAGACGCCAAAACCATCCGAGTTGGCCGAAGGTATCTCGACGGCGTTGTTCACGACGTTGGTCGGACTTGCGATCGCGATTCCCGCAATCGCGGCGTACAACATTCTTCGCAACCGCGTCGCGCGACTGCTACTCGAAGTCGGCGTGCAAAGCGAAAACCTCATGAGCCGGTTTGAAGACATTCAGCCCGGAGGCAACGCACAGTGA